The Candidatus Tumulicola sp. genomic interval CAGACGTGTCAGGAATCCGTCCGCCGCTTGGAACGTCGGAATCGGTATGGATTCCCCAAGCAGCCGTTGCACGATGCGCCGAAAAGCCGCGCCGGTCTCCGAGCCTGGGATGTCGATGACCGGCGTGCCGCGATTCGCCGCGATGATGATATCCTTTTCGTCGGGCACGACGCCGATGAGCTCGAGCCGCAAGATGTCCACGACATCGCTGACGCTCATCATCGTGCCTTTCTTGACGAGCGCCGGCCGCACGCGATTGACGATCAGCCGGGACTCGACGTCGGGCGGCAGCAGCCCGATGATGCGATCGGCGTCGCGCACCGCTGAGACCTCGGGCGTCGTGACGATGATAGCTTCCTTCGCGCCCACCACCGCGTTCCGAAAGCCTTGCTCGATGCCCGCCGGGCTGTCGATCAACACGAAATCGAACCGCTCGGCGAGCGTGCGCACGAGCGCGGCCATCTTGTCCTGCGGCACGTCGTCCTTTTCGCGATCCTGCGCCGCCGGCAGCAAGAACAACGTGCGCCGCGCGCGATCGCGCACGAGCGCTTCGTCGAGCGAGCATTTCTCTTCGATGACGTCGAGGAGATGTTTTCGGACGCGGTTCTCAAGCCCGAGCGTGACGTCAAGATTGCGCAAGCCGACGTCCGCGTCCACGACGACGACGTTCTTGCCCGCTTCGGCCAGCCCGCTGCCCAGATTCGCGGTCGTCGTCGTCTTGCCGACGCCGCCTTTGCCCGACGTGACGACGATGGTGCGGCCCAACGAGACCTTCTTGTCGGGGCGTGCGATGGCTTCGCGGGCGGTTTCCGCCGGCGCCTCTTGATTCGAAAGGCTCAGCGCTTCTTCGACGGTCATCTCTTCGCGATTGATATCCGTCATTGGCCGGTTCCGGTCACGAGGCGCCGCAGCCGGCCCCACAGACCGTCTTCGGAGAGATTGGTGAGCGGCACGTTTTCGCCGAGCAGGCGCCTGGCGATCGCGTTATAGATGCGCGCGAGCCGGCGGCTCGCATCCAACACGATTGGTTCGCCGCGGTTGGTGGTGTCGATGATCTCTTCGTCGTCCGGCACCACGCCGACCACATCGCGGCCCAAGATCTCGACGACGTCGTCCACGCTGAGCATGTCACCGGTGCGCACCATCTCGACGCGCACGCGATTGATGATGAGACGGCAGCGCCGATTGCCGAGCATGCCCAAGATGCGGTCTGCGTCGCGGATGGCCGCTACTTCGGGAGTCGTGACGATGAGCGCCTGGTCGGCGCCGGCGACGGCATTGCGAAAACCGTGCTCGATGCCCGCAGGACAGTCGATGAGCACGTCATCGAAGTCAGCCGCCAGCTTGCGCATGACGATGCGCATCTGATCTTCCGTGACCGATTCCTTGTCCTTGACTTGCGATGCGGGCAGCAGGTAGAGGTTGTCGAAACGCCGGTCCTTGATGAGCGCCTGGCGGGTCTGGCAGCGTTCTTCCACCAGATCCACCAAGTCGTATACGATGCGCTTTTCGAGCCCAAGCACCAGATCGAGGTTGCGCAAACCGATGTCCGCGTCGACCAAGGCCACTTGGCGGCCCAGTTTGGCCAGCGCGCCGCCTAGGTTGGCCGTGGTGGTGGTCTTGCCGACCCCTCCCTTGCCCGAGGTGATCACATAAACTGTGCCTGGCATGTCTCTCCCGTTACAACGTCGCCGGTTCGGTTGTTATTCGCCCATCGCGCAGGCGCGCTATTTCCGGTTGCGCGGGCTTTTTGCGCCGCCGCTCGTCGGGCGCGACGGCGATGGCCCGGGATATGCGCAGTTGCATCGCCTCCAGCCGCAGCGCCGCAACGCTCGCGCTGTCGTCTCCTTCTGCGCCGGCATGCGCCACGCCCCGCAGCGCGCCCCAGACCACGATGTCGCCGGTGGCCACCAATTCAGCTCCCGCGTTGACGTCGCCGATCACCACGATGTGGCCTACTGAGGAAAGCGACTGACCCGAGCGCACCGTGCCTTTGTAATAGAGCGTAGCGCTGCCGTCAGGGGCGGCGCCGGCGCGTCCGTTGCGGGCGCTCTTGCGCGAACGCCCGCCGTCTCGCTCGCGGCGCCGTTCGGGCACATCGGTCCGATCGTCGCGGATGCGCGGCGCCGCCGCGATGCTCGCACCCACGAGGCGCAGCCCGGCGGAGCGGGCAAGCGCGGCCAGTTGCGCGTCGTCGCACACAGCGCCGTCTGCGACGATCCCGAATTGCTCCAACGTGGCGATGACCGCGCTTACTTCCGACTGCTCGGCCGGCAGCGAACCGAGCATGAGCACCGCTCGGCTGCCTTTGTAGAAGCCCGGCAGTGAGGTCAGCCGCTCGCGCAGCTCCGCTACGGCGCCCGAGAGAGGCCGCTCTTGGAGGTGCAATAGCAGACCCGACTTGGTTCCTTTAATCTGCACGGTCATTCCACCAAGGCGTTAATCGGAAAATGTGCCGATTACGGACTCGGTTACGTTTCCCTTGTGGAAAAGCTGTGAAAGAACTGTGAAAGAAATGTGGATTGGATGGCATCGTTTGCGAGCGCGTCCGCAGGGAGTTCCCCGCAAGCCGTCGCAAAGTAAAGGACCTTGACCCTCGGGAGAGCAGCCATGAACGTGTGGAAACGCGCCCTCGCAGCGCTGGTGCTGCTTGCATTGCTCGCCTCGAG includes:
- the minD gene encoding septum site-determining protein MinD, with the protein product MTDINREEMTVEEALSLSNQEAPAETAREAIARPDKKVSLGRTIVVTSGKGGVGKTTTTANLGSGLAEAGKNVVVVDADVGLRNLDVTLGLENRVRKHLLDVIEEKCSLDEALVRDRARRTLFLLPAAQDREKDDVPQDKMAALVRTLAERFDFVLIDSPAGIEQGFRNAVVGAKEAIIVTTPEVSAVRDADRIIGLLPPDVESRLIVNRVRPALVKKGTMMSVSDVVDILRLELIGVVPDEKDIIIAANRGTPVIDIPGSETGAAFRRIVQRLLGESIPIPTFQAADGFLTRLKMTLGLQRPDTRGG
- the minD gene encoding septum site-determining protein MinD: MPGTVYVITSGKGGVGKTTTTANLGGALAKLGRQVALVDADIGLRNLDLVLGLEKRIVYDLVDLVEERCQTRQALIKDRRFDNLYLLPASQVKDKESVTEDQMRIVMRKLAADFDDVLIDCPAGIEHGFRNAVAGADQALIVTTPEVAAIRDADRILGMLGNRRCRLIINRVRVEMVRTGDMLSVDDVVEILGRDVVGVVPDDEEIIDTTNRGEPIVLDASRRLARIYNAIARRLLGENVPLTNLSEDGLWGRLRRLVTGTGQ
- the minC gene encoding septum site-determining protein MinC, whose protein sequence is MQIKGTKSGLLLHLQERPLSGAVAELRERLTSLPGFYKGSRAVLMLGSLPAEQSEVSAVIATLEQFGIVADGAVCDDAQLAALARSAGLRLVGASIAAAPRIRDDRTDVPERRRERDGGRSRKSARNGRAGAAPDGSATLYYKGTVRSGQSLSSVGHIVVIGDVNAGAELVATGDIVVWGALRGVAHAGAEGDDSASVAALRLEAMQLRISRAIAVAPDERRRKKPAQPEIARLRDGRITTEPATL